A window of Thiocapsa bogorovii genomic DNA:
ATCGAGGTCGGGATGCAGAACTCGGGACTCGCCGTCGCCCTTGCGGTCAAGTTCTTCGGCCCGGCGGCGGCCTTGCCCGGCGCTGTCTTCTCGATCTGGCACAACCTCTCGAGCGCGGCGCTGGCGTCTTGGTGGGCGCGTCGAGCGTCTCGCGAGGATTCGATCTGGTCGGGATGACCGGGCTGCGCACTCCTCCATCCGGGGTCGCACCCGCGGGCGGTTCCGACCGTTTGTCGGATTTCGGGCGAATCGGAGTATCCACATATTAGCGTCAACTTTACTGAGAGCGTACGTTTCAGCCTTGAGGCGCTGGAAAACACCGACCCCGTAAAAAAAATCATAATCAACAAATTGTTAAGGGACGCAACCGTAACTTCTCAAAAACTCAACGCGTCGCCGAAGCGGCCAGCGCACGCTCGCGGATCAGGTCGGGTAACAGCGGAACCGTCACGAGCTGATTGATGCGGTGGCCGAGATAGTCCTAAAACGAGAGACCCAGCTAGCGGCAGGTCTTCTTCAAGCTGGCGAAGCCGTCGCGCCAGTCTTTGCCGAGATCGCTGCGGGTGCCGCCGCTGATTTTTCGGCATTTCACGTAGCCGCGGATGTCCCCTTCGCTGCCGCTGGTGTGCAGGACCAGATCGGGGCGTCCCAGCACGCGCAGCAGCTCGCTCTTGTGGGTATGCAGGCGCTTGAGGGTGCCGTCGAGGGTGGTGTAGGAGGTACGCTGGTTGAAGATCGCATCGAAGCGCTCCTCCAGGATGGGCCGCAGGGCCGGATCGGGGTTGCGGCGATAGGCTTTGAGATCGGCATAGAGATCCCGGATCTCGCCGCGCCCCCGCGCCTGGTCGGCGAGCTTGTGGTCATTGAGGGGGATGAGCTGATGCACCAGCCGTTCGGCGTGCACCCAGCATAGGGCATGCAGCAGGATCACGAACTATCCGGCGCCGTCGCCGCGGTAGCCCTTGAAGCGCGATCCCGCCGGCAGCGCCACGCCGGGGGAGACCCCGACGGTTTCGTGGATGGTGAGCTGTGCGGTTTTGCGCCGCTTCGCCGATCCCGGTCGCTTGGGTGGCCCGCCCGTTCCGTCACCGGCCCCGGCGTCACCGTCGGAGGTCTCGGATTCGGTCTCCTGCTCCATCCCACTCGGCTTGAACTTCGGTCTAGCCTTCTCGCCCTTTAGCACCGCGATCTCGTCGCGCAACTGCTGGATGAGCTCGGCGTGCCGGTGCTGTTCTTCAAGCAGCTGCTCGATCCGCCCCAGCAACACCTCGACCAGCGGCGTACGCTACGCTTCACCAAGCACCCGCAGTGGATTCGGGTCAGCCATGCTCGACAGATGAGGCGCGCAAGGGTGTAAGCTCGTCTTTAAGTACAGTTAATTCTCGTAGCTTACTGGTATTCTTGACACTCCTTTTCGAGAAGTTACGAGCCTGCGCCGTAAGTTGTTGATGCGATATTCATGTGCGCTTGCTACATAATGCCGGATCTGCCGACCATGCCGGTAGTCGCGCGGGTGCGCAATGCCGGCGGCGATCGGTTCGCGGTGCGGGTGCAGAATCCCGTCGAGGAGCCGTTCGGTGCAACCTACAGCGTGCACTACGCTGTCGCCGAAGCGGGGGTCTATACGCTGGCCGACGACGGCATCAAGATGGAAGCGGTGCGTGCGACCTCCAACCAGACCAATGCCAGCGGGCGTTGGCCCGCGGGGAATGCGCGCACCTATGCCCAGAGCTACGCCAGTCGGGTCGTGCTCGGTCAGGTGATGAGTGAGAACGACCCGCGTTGGTTGGTGTTCTGGGCACGCTGAGGCAACTTCAAGCAGGTGCCGAGGGGCACGCAATTGGTCATCGGCAAGCATGTCGGGGAGGACTATGAGAAGACCCGAGCCGACGAGCTGATTGGCTATCTGGTCATCGAGGCCGGCAGCGGCACCGTCGGGGAGACCCGCTACGCCGCCGGTCTGAGTGCGCAGGTGGTCGGCGGTGTGGAGAACGCACCGCCCTGTGCGGTGCCTTACCCGGCGGGCCTCGTGCCGAGCACCGCGGTGGTTGCCGCCGCCGCGCATCGCTTGCCCCGTGCCGGACTCAAGTCCGACCCACCCCCGCTCGGTATTGAGAACGAAGGCCCCGCATAGGCTGAGCCGACGGGGGAAACCCAACCATCTTAAGGTTCCTTGACCTTATCCTCGGGCTTCGCGTCTCGGCCGGACCTAGGGAGAGTTCTGCAGCGTGCAAGATATGTTCGCGGTTGCATGGTTGCGACCATCGCGCGCAATCGCCTGGCCCGCTTCCGGCAGGTGCTCCGTCAACATCCGGCTCATGATTCGCCGCATCGACTCGGCGGCCGACGCCAGGTCTTCTTCGGCGAGCGGGCAGGCTCGAATCCGCTCGATCGGGCTCATCCGAGCCGCTGCGACGGCATTGCGCCGCAGCTCGAAGGCGGCTCGCTCGACGTGCTCCTGTCGGCTTCCCGGCGGGAAATAGATGCGCGGGGTATGGCCGCTGAAACGCGTGTAAAGATCGTATTGCTCCGGGTTGACATGCAGATGCCCGTCTTGTCCCCCGAAGCAATCCAATCGCAGGATCTCCTCTTCCAGGACGTAGAGGGACGCAGATGGTCCGGTTCCCACCCCTGGTACATCTGACCAATAGACCGCCAGGCGCATCCCCGACATGTCGATCATTTGCAGGTCCGCTGCCGTCTTCAGGTCGATTCTGCGATGCCTGCGCGTGTGTCGATGCCAGAGCTCAAAGATCAGCGGACCAGGGAGCGCCGATAGGCCGATTCTCCAAAGCCGCCTCCGCAGCTTGCGGAATCGGGGGCGTGACAGAAATCGATGGATCCGCCTTATCATCGCGTTGTTCTCCCGAGCGGCCTGGTTCACGGGCCGCTGATTGAGTAACGTGGACGTCGCGCCGGCAACTCCTTGGACAGGCTGGACGGAGCTCAAAGCCCGCAGGTTCTGTGTCTCGGCTGTGGGTGCCGGTGTCGGGAATCAGCGTCTCAGACGCCCCAAAGACTTGAGAAAAGGGATCCGCACGAGCTGGTGAGAGGCTTCTTGGCGGGAAATGGCCCCGTCCTTCAGTGCGCTGCCCAGGGTCTTTAGGCCATACCAGCGGTTTTGACCGGTCTGCGTAATCGATCGCATCAGTGGACCCATCGTAAAGCGCCGGATGGCCTGGTCGGTCAGTAGGTTGCGATGATCCTCGAGCCACGCGAGGTGCTCGCTAGGGGTTGCGCTGCCTGAGAGACGAGGGCGGTTGCGGCTCCAATCATAGAGCGTGAGGGGGCGATCGATATAGCACCAGTCGACACCCAAGCTGTCCAGTCGCAGGAAGAGATCCCAGTCT
This region includes:
- a CDS encoding glycosyltransferase family protein, with protein sequence MGEYLLSWDGAICPSTLMLSRRLALRVPFNPGYRTMEDWDLFLRLDSLGVDWCYIDRPLTLYDWSRNRPRLSGSATPSEHLAWLEDHRNLLTDQAIRRFTMGPLMRSITQTGQNRWYGLKTLGSALKDGAISRQEASHQLVRIPFLKSLGRLRR
- a CDS encoding IS66 family transposase, with the translated sequence MILLHALCWVHAERLVHQLIPLNDHKLADQARGRGEIRDLYADLKAYRRNPDPALRPILEERFDAIFNQRTSYTTLDGTLKRLHTHKSELLRVLGRPDLVLHTSGSEGDIRGYVKCRKISGGTRSDLGKDWRDGFASLKKTCR